From Granulimonas faecalis:
GAATGGTCCATGACGCCATCGGGTCATTCCACCGCCACCGACATCGCCGTGTTGACCAGACCCTCCCACGCCCCAGTCGCACCCCGCGCCGCAAGTCCCGCCCCGCGCACCTCGCGCGCCCGCGAGGGGTAGAGTCTCTACGGTCCGTCGTTTTCCGTACCCGAGGAGCCGCCCGTGTCTTCGCACCGTCCCACCCTGTTCCGCTCGTTCCTCGAGTACTACCGCCCCCACTGGGCCCTCTTCTGGGGCGACACTGCCTGTGCCATCGTGCAGGCCGGCACAGAGCTCGCCTTCCCCGTCATCCTCCGCGGCCTGGCCGACGGCCTCTTTTCCGACGGCTCCGAGGCCATCCTCTCCAACCTTTGGTGGATCTGCCTGGGCCTCGTGTTCATGTACGCCGTGCGCTACGGCTGCCGCTACTTCGTGAGCTGCTGGGGCCACATCATGGGCGCCCGCATGGAAAGCGCCATGCGCCGCGACCTCTTCGACCAGTACGAGCGCTTCTCGTTCTCGTACTTCGACCGCCACAACACCGGCGACCTCATGAGTCGCCTGGTCTCGGACCTCTTCGACATAGCCGAGGCGGCCCACCACCTGCCCGAGGCCATCATCGTGTGCACCATCGAGGTCGTGGGCGCCTTCGTGGTCATGTTCCTCATCAACTGGCAGCTTGCCCTTGCCATGGCCGTGGTCACCGCGGTGCTCGGCTACTGGTGCCTGCGCGTGAACCGCCGCATGAAGCGCATATTCACCGAGAACCGCGAGCGTATCTCCGACGTCAACAGCCAGCTGGAGGACTCCCTCGGCGGCGCCCGCGTGGTGAAGTCCTTTGCCAACGAGGACCTGGAGCGTGCCAAGTTCGGCCGCTCCAACGACGCCTACCTGGGATCAAAGGAGGCCATGTACCGCGCCATGGGCAGCTATCAGGCCGCCGCAGCCCTGCTCACCGGCGCCCTCTACACCATCATCATCGTCTTTGGCGGCTATCTCGTGGCGGCCGGCTCCATGACCGTGACGGACCTCGCCACCTACGCCCTCTACGTAAGCCTGTTCACCACGCCGCTCCAGACTCTCATCGACTTCACCGAGATGTTCCAGAAGGCCCGCGCCGGCTTCAAGCGCTTCGACGAGGTGCTCACCACCAAGCCCGACATCGCCGACGCGCCCCACGCCAAACCCCTCGAGGTCACCCGCGGCCACGTGCGCTACAGCGACGTCTGGTTCTCCTACGGCGACGACGTCCAGGACACCCACAAGGCCGTGCTCCAGGGCTTCGACCTCGACATCGAGCCGGGTCGCACCTATGCCCTCGTGGGCCCCTCGGGTGGTGGCAAGTCCACCACCTGCGCCCTGCTCCCGCGTTTCTACGACGTGGACCGCGGGTCGGTGACCATCGACGGCCAGGACGTGCGCGACGTGCAGCTGGGCAGCCTGCACCGGGCCGTCGGCCTCGTGCAGCAGGACGTCTACCTGTTCAACGGCACCATCGCCGATAACATCTCCTACGGCCGCCCCGACGCCACGTTCGAGGAGGTCGTGGAGGCCGCCCGCAAGGCCAACATCCACGACTTCGTCTGCGGCCTGCCCGACGGCTACGAGACCGAGGTGGGCGAGCGCGGCGGTCACCTCTCCGGCGGCCAGAAGCAGCGCATCGCCATCGCCCGGGTGTTCCTCAAGGACCCCCAGATCCTCGTGCTCGACGAGGCCACGAGCGCCCTCGACAACGAGAGCGAGCACGCCGTCCAGGAGTCGCTGGCGCGCCTGGCCGAGGGTCGCACCACCCTCGTGATCGCCCACCGCCTCTCCACCATCAAGGACGCCGACGTCATCGTCACGGTGGACGGCGGCCGTGTGGCCGAGGTGGGAACCCATGACGAGCTGCTGGCCCGCGGCGGCACCTACGCACGCTACTACCGCATGCAGTTCGAGGGGGACCGGGGATAGGGCCGCTTTCCGCTACCATCGACTGATTTCGATGTATCGTTGGCCGGTTTCTGAAAGATTTGACAGTCCCCAACGGGTAACCTTCTAAAGGCATCCCTACGCCCCGAGCTCAAGGAGGGCCCGTGATCGCGACAGTGTGGATATGGTTCTTCCTCGCGTGCATCGCCATCGGGTACGTGTGCGGCATGTTCCTCACGGCCGACGTCGTGTGCCGGCTCGTGGTCCACAGGAGCGCGTTCGAGGTGGGGGACGGCAACCCCGGTATGGCCAACATCGGCCACGAGCTCGGTCGGGGCTGGGCCGCGGTCGTCCTCGTCGGCGACTGCCTCAAGGTGCTCGTGGCCACGCTCATCTGCTGGCACTTTCTCGACATCCTCCTCCCGCTGTCCGCCTCCCTCGCCGGTGTCGGTGCCACCCTCGGCCACAACTTCCCCGCGTGGCACCGCTTCCGCGGCGGCAAGGGCGTCTCCACCACCTGCGCCGCCATCATCCTGGCGTGGCCGGCGGCGGGTGTGGTCTCCTGCCTTGCGGGTCTTGCCGCCGTGGTGTTCGGCGGCTACCTCTGCTGGGGTGCCGTGACCATCACCGGCGTCTATGAGCTCTTCTGCCTCCTGCAGCTCCTCGTGGTTCCCACGGCGAGCCTCTCCGCCTATGTGAGCGCGTGGACCATGCTCGGCTGCGCCACGGTGCTTTTCGCCCTCATGGCGGCCGCGCACGCTCCTGCCATCCGCGGCATCAAGGAAGGGGGCACGCCCCGGGCCTCCCTCTCCCAGAAGGTGTTGGGGCGTCGGCACTCGTGACCGCCCCTCTCACCGCCCCTCCCTATGGGAGTTGCGGGGATTGAACGACCCGCACAGGCGCCGTGGGCCCGGTTGCCTACAATGGGCTGGTCATGGACGGGGCCGATCATCGATGGCACGACCGGGTGGGAGACTCGATGGCGCGTGAGAAGCGGAGCAAGTGGCTGACCGACGACGAGGTCGAGGCCCTGTTCGCCACGGTCGACGAGACCGGCCACTCCAACACCGCCACCGCCGAGAAGGAGCATCGCCGCCGCCGTCGCAAGGGTGTGGGCCTCGAGGTCGACCCCCTCTCCGGCAAGGACCCCTCCGGTTCCAACGTGGGCGCCGTCATCGCCCGCACCGCCGTGGCGTTCGTCGTCGTGCTGCTCATCGCCATCGTGGGCGCCCAGGTGGGCTACGGCGTCATGCGCCGCTCCTCCACCGCCAACCTCACCGCCAGCGTAACGCCGCAGTCCGTGGCCTCCGCCCTCCAGGGTGGCGTGGAGTGGGGCAACGGCTTCACGCAGTTCCCCGAGGACTTCTCCGTGCAGGAGGCCGACGAGGCCACCGGCCGCGTGGAGGTCACCGTGGTGGACGTCACCAGCGCCAACGAGATGGAGGCCATGTCGGGCGGCTACATCCAGGCCACGGCCTTCGCCACCAACGCGCTGCTCAACCCCAACATCAACACCGTGATCTACCACATCGACGTCCACGACGGTGGAGACGGCAAGATCGAGAACGCCCAGCTCTTCGGCTTCTTGCAGCCCACGACGCCGGTGAAGAACTTCATGACGTTCATCTTCACCAAGGCCACGTCAAAGTCGGGTGGCT
This genomic window contains:
- a CDS encoding ABC transporter ATP-binding protein — encoded protein: MSSHRPTLFRSFLEYYRPHWALFWGDTACAIVQAGTELAFPVILRGLADGLFSDGSEAILSNLWWICLGLVFMYAVRYGCRYFVSCWGHIMGARMESAMRRDLFDQYERFSFSYFDRHNTGDLMSRLVSDLFDIAEAAHHLPEAIIVCTIEVVGAFVVMFLINWQLALAMAVVTAVLGYWCLRVNRRMKRIFTENRERISDVNSQLEDSLGGARVVKSFANEDLERAKFGRSNDAYLGSKEAMYRAMGSYQAAAALLTGALYTIIIVFGGYLVAAGSMTVTDLATYALYVSLFTTPLQTLIDFTEMFQKARAGFKRFDEVLTTKPDIADAPHAKPLEVTRGHVRYSDVWFSYGDDVQDTHKAVLQGFDLDIEPGRTYALVGPSGGGKSTTCALLPRFYDVDRGSVTIDGQDVRDVQLGSLHRAVGLVQQDVYLFNGTIADNISYGRPDATFEEVVEAARKANIHDFVCGLPDGYETEVGERGGHLSGGQKQRIAIARVFLKDPQILVLDEATSALDNESEHAVQESLARLAEGRTTLVIAHRLSTIKDADVIVTVDGGRVAEVGTHDELLARGGTYARYYRMQFEGDRG
- a CDS encoding glycerol-3-phosphate acyltransferase — its product is MIATVWIWFFLACIAIGYVCGMFLTADVVCRLVVHRSAFEVGDGNPGMANIGHELGRGWAAVVLVGDCLKVLVATLICWHFLDILLPLSASLAGVGATLGHNFPAWHRFRGGKGVSTTCAAIILAWPAAGVVSCLAGLAAVVFGGYLCWGAVTITGVYELFCLLQLLVVPTASLSAYVSAWTMLGCATVLFALMAAAHAPAIRGIKEGGTPRASLSQKVLGRRHS